From the Scophthalmus maximus strain ysfricsl-2021 chromosome 11, ASM2237912v1, whole genome shotgun sequence genome, one window contains:
- the LOC118298940 gene encoding P2Y purinoceptor 13, which translates to MNSTLSNTSIKCVRDTSITAVVFPCLYSLLFIVALILNSLAAWIFFRIPSTSTFVVFLKNVVVADLLMTLTIPLRVLSDAGVGSWHLRAFHCRYSAVLYYITMYISILLLGLISLDRYLKIVRPFGKGSLQRVRVGQVLSAAVWVVMLSLALPNVILSDQPPRVTGGKLKCTSMKSKAGLMWHEGFNYFCQVIFWGTLALMVVCYTFISKKVYESYKASKSRCQAASRRTKAKVFVVVGVFFICFAPFHFVRVPYTLTQTRSVVSHCQVQNAIYVAKETTLWLSATNVCLDPLIYVFLCKVFRKRLTATLCRKPLHKGTMESLTGTSTQLEMSQLATNNKPSSKGTPQ; encoded by the exons ATGAACAGCACCCTGTCCAACACCTCCATCAAGTGTGTCCGGGATACCAGCATTACAGCTGTGGTTTTCCCTTGTCTCTACAGCCTCCTCTTTATAGTTGCCCTGATACTGAACTCCCTGGCTGCATGGATCTTCTTCAGGATCCCCAGCACATCAACATTTGTggtttttctaaaaaatgtg GTCGTAGCCGACTTGCTGATGACCTTGACCATCCCTCTTAGAGTCTTAAGTGATGCAGGTGTGGGTTCCTGGCATCTGCGTGCCTTCCACTGCCGATACTCTGCGGTTCTCTACTACATCACGATGTACATCAGCATCCTTTTGCTGGGTCTGATCAGCCTGGACCGCTACCTGAAAATAGTAAGGCCCTTTGGGAAGGGTTCCCTGCAGCGGGTCCGTGTTGGTCAGGTGCTGAGTGCAGCTGTCTGGGTAGTGATGTTATCTCTTGCACTACCCAACGTTATTCTAAGCGACCAGCCACCCCGGGTGACCGGAGGCAAGCTGAAGTGCACCTCCATGAAGAGTAAAGCCGGCCTGATGTGGCATGAAGGGTTCAACTACTTCTGCCAG GTGATTTTTTGGGGCACTCTGGCCCTGATGGTGGTTTGCTACACATTCATCAGCAAGAAGGTTTATGAGTCATACAAAGCCTCAAAGAGCAGATGCCAGGCAGCTAGTCGCAGAACCAAGGCAAAAGTATTTGTAGTGGTGGGGGTGTTTTTCATCTGCTTTGCCCCCTTCCACTTCGTTCGCGTCCCCTACACTCTGACCCAAACCCGGAGCGTGGTGAGTCACTGCCAAGTTCAGAACGCCATCTACGTTGCCAAGGAAACCACCTTGTGGCTATCGGCCACTAATGTTTGTCTGGATCCACTCATTTACGTGTTCCTGTGTAAGGTGTTCAGGAAAAGACTGACAGCTACACTCTGTCGTAAGCCACTCCACAAAGGTACCATGGAATCGCTCACAGGAACATCCACTCAGCTGGAAATGTCACAATTGGCAACCAATAACAAACCGTCAAGTAAAGGGACGCCACAGTAA
- the p2ry12 gene encoding P2Y purinoceptor 12, with protein sequence MERNVTFHQFPAGNHSLTNFTCSRDNILKTVVFPVLYAVLFLLGLSLNGVAVWVFFRIPSRSHFIIYLKNIVVADVIMTFTFPFKVLSDSNMASTGLRVFVCRVSSVLFYLTMYISILFFGLISIDRCRKTLEPFRGTNSTRLARRKLLSGAIWAILLILCLPNVILTCKTPTSKYFKCSNLKTEAGLFWHEVVNHVCQVIFWGNLVTVIICYTLITKELYRSYSRTKSHSAGGTICRAQGGTTTRAPQTAARKMNANVFLVLAVFFVCFVPFHFARVPYTMSQTRGVLFDCRLKLFFFQLKESTLFLSSLNSLLDPLIYFFLCKSFRTTLFKTLRLPPGTCSWLTGRGTATDTGSTPLRDSSVCT encoded by the exons ATGGAGAGAAACGTAACTTTCCATCAGTTCCCAGCTGGCAATCACAGCCTCACCAACTTCACGTGTTCCCGTGACAACATTTTGAAGACTGTGGTCTTTCCTGTTCTCTACGCCGTCCTGTTTCTGTTGGGGCTGTCACTCAATGGCGTCGCAGTGTGGGTGTTTTTTCGCATCCCCTCGCGATCTCACTTCATTATATACCTGAAGAATATCGTGGTCGCAGATGTCATCATGACCTTCACGTTCCCTTTCAAG GTGTTATCAGACTCCAACATGGCATCCACTGGTCTGCGTGTATTTGTTTGCCGAGTTTCCTCAGTGCTCTTCTACCTGACCATGTACATCAGCATCCTGTTCTTTGGCCTCATCAGCATCGATCGCTGCAGAAAGACCCTTGAGCCCTTCAGGGGGACTAATTCAACCCGGTTAGCTCGTCGAAAGCTCCTTTCCGGGGCCATCTGGGCCATTCTGCTCATTCTCTGTCTGCCCAATGTGATCCTGACGTGTAAAACCCCAACTTCAAAATACTTCAAGTGCAGCAACCTGAAGACTGAGGCCGGGCTGTTTTGGCATGAGGTGGTGAATCACGTCTGTCAAGTTATTTTCTGGGGCAACCTGGTGACTGTGATAATATGCTACACTCTGATAACCAAAGAGCTTTACAGATCCTACTCCCGCACCAAATCCCACAGCGCCGGAGGAACTATATGTCGAGCACAGGGCGGGACGACAACTCGCGCTCCCCAAACGGCCGcaagaaaaatgaatgcaaatgtgttcCTGGTTCTGGCGGTATTCTTTGTGTGCTTTGTGCCGTTTCACTTTGCCCGCGTGCCGTACACTATGAGCCAGACCCGCGGGGTTCTCTTTGACTGTAGACTCaagctcttcttctttcagCTGAAAGAGAGCactcttttcctctcatcccTGAACTCTCTTCTAGACCCGCTCATCTACTTCTTCCTCTGTAAGTCCTTCAGAACCACCCTGTTCAAGACCCTGCGGCTCCCTCCTGGTACCTGTAGCTGGCTGACAGGAAGAGGGACAGCCACGGATACAGGCAGCACCCCACTGAGAGACTCCTCCGTGTGTACATAA
- the LOC118298941 gene encoding P2Y purinoceptor 13-like codes for MVANNTSNLSSACVTSSDVTIDVAVSYLFLLLFPIALLFNGVAAWVSLRLRSTSTFIVFLKNLVAADLLMTLTLPPMAAGMLPGAAVGLKAFVCRYSSVIFYCCLYTSIALMGLISLDRFFKIVRPWGKVLGQDVTFSLVMSTLVWVVLFGSTAIPTIILTNRDPVNNTTGDFCMSLKGPAGLTLHIFVVLFMETIFWLISMLIVFCYICITMKVLQSFRNSGSNNSQGKKKTKLRVFLILLVYFVCFVPLHIMRLPFTLYELFNITVCTEMWVVNVHKVVLWVSTTNACLDPILYIYLCREFRDKLVDMMKAGGICVGLYSGENEDVSKDKNSVASREN; via the coding sequence ATGGTGGCCAACAACACATCAAATCTCTCCTCTGCGTGTGTCACTTCCAGCGATGTGACCATAGATGTGGCTGTCTCgtacctcttcctcctcctgttccccaTTGCACTACTGTTCAACGGCGTGGCAGCGTGGGTGTCTTTGCGCCTTCGCTCCACCTCCACTTTCATTGTGTTTCTTAAGAACCTAGTGGCCGCTGACCTGCTCATGACTCTGACACTCCCGCCGATGGCAGCTGGCATGCTTCCTGGAGCAGCGGTTGGGTTAAAGGCGTTTGTCTGCCGTTACTCTAGTGTCATTTTCTACTGCTGTTTGTATACAAGTATTGCCTTAATGGGTCTCATCAGCCTGGATCGATTCTTCAAAATCGTCAGACCATGGGGGAAGGTGCTGGGACAAGATGTCACGTTTAGTCTTGTAATGTCCACCTTGGTTTGGGTGGTGTTGTTCGGCAGTACAGCAATCCCAACTATCATTCTGACTAACCGGGATCCTGTTAATAATACAACAGGAGATTTCTGTATGTCCCTGAAAGGCCCAGCTGGTTTGACACTTCACatctttgtggttttatttatgGAGACTATTTTCTGGCTTATCAGCATGCTGATTGTGTTTTGCTACATCTGCATCACCATGAAAGTCCTGCAGTCCTTCAGAAACTCTGGGAGCAACAACAgccaaggaaagaaaaagaccaaaCTGCGAGTCTTCCTTATCCTccttgtgtattttgtgtgttttgtgcctCTCCACATAATGCGCCTTCCTTTTACACTTTATGAACTCTTCAACATTACTGTCTGCACTGAAATGTGGGTGGTGAACGTTCACAAGGTAGTCCTGTGGGTCTCTACGACAAATGCCTGTCTGGATCCGATTCTCTACATCTATCTGTGTAGGGAGTTCAGAGACAAACTGGTTGACATGATGAAAGCTGGAGGGATCTGTGTTGGGTTGTACTCAGGTGAAAATGAGGATGTTTCCAAGGACAAAAATTCTGTGGCTAGTCGTGAAAATTAG